Proteins found in one Streptomyces sp. NBC_00461 genomic segment:
- the paaC gene encoding 1,2-phenylacetyl-CoA epoxidase subunit PaaC has product MSDEDLYVDADNARWAFGTGFTDPLHGVDQAVPDGVDAADLVACCLALGDDALVSAQRLAEWCTRAPELEEELALANIGLDMLGQARLLYARAGQADGTGRGEDAYAYFRDPDDFRNVRLAELPCGDFAFTVTRLLVMSAWRLALCEALTAAPDPVLAAIAAKSVKELAYHAHYAAGWTVRLGDGTSESRARLEAALGDIAPWLDELMTDRTAERLGADPATVADRTRLELSDALARAGLHRSGAMPRDDMFASCVPGSGRNGDHTEHLAPLLTELQSVARAHPDATW; this is encoded by the coding sequence ATGAGCGACGAGGACCTGTACGTCGACGCCGACAACGCTCGATGGGCGTTCGGTACGGGCTTCACCGACCCGCTGCACGGCGTCGACCAGGCGGTACCCGACGGTGTCGACGCCGCGGACCTGGTCGCCTGTTGTCTGGCGCTGGGCGACGACGCCCTGGTGTCCGCGCAGCGGCTCGCCGAGTGGTGTACCCGCGCCCCGGAGCTGGAGGAGGAACTGGCCCTGGCCAACATCGGCCTGGACATGCTCGGCCAGGCCCGTCTTCTGTACGCCAGAGCCGGGCAGGCCGACGGCACCGGCCGAGGCGAGGACGCATACGCCTACTTCCGCGACCCGGACGACTTCCGCAATGTACGGCTTGCCGAACTGCCGTGCGGTGACTTCGCGTTCACCGTCACCCGCCTGCTGGTGATGTCCGCCTGGAGGCTGGCCCTGTGCGAGGCACTGACCGCCGCGCCCGACCCGGTGCTGGCCGCCATCGCCGCGAAGAGCGTCAAGGAGCTGGCCTACCACGCCCATTACGCCGCCGGGTGGACCGTGCGTCTCGGTGACGGCACCAGCGAGTCGCGGGCCCGCCTCGAAGCCGCCCTGGGCGACATCGCCCCCTGGTTGGACGAACTGATGACCGACCGCACCGCGGAGCGCCTCGGCGCAGACCCGGCCACCGTCGCCGACCGGACCCGACTCGAACTGTCCGACGCGCTCGCCCGGGCCGGACTGCACCGGTCCGGGGCGATGCCGCGCGACGACATGTTCGCGTCCTGCGTCCCGGGCTCCGGCCGAAACGGAGACCACACCGAGCATCTGGCGCCCCTGCTCACCGAACTGCAGAGCGTCGCCCGCGCCCACCCGGACGCCACATGGTGA
- the paaB gene encoding 1,2-phenylacetyl-CoA epoxidase subunit PaaB — translation MSGTDGVPAQAAVRTQAQWPLYEVFVRGKRGLNHVHVGSLRAADDHMALTHARDLYTRRNEGVSIWAVRSDTIAASTPGEKDPFFAPSGDKVYRHPTFYTIPDDVPHI, via the coding sequence ATGAGCGGCACCGACGGAGTCCCGGCGCAAGCCGCTGTTCGTACCCAGGCGCAATGGCCGTTGTACGAGGTGTTCGTCCGGGGCAAGCGCGGCCTCAACCACGTCCACGTCGGCTCCCTTCGCGCGGCCGACGACCACATGGCCCTCACCCATGCCCGGGACCTGTACACCCGGCGCAACGAGGGCGTCAGCATCTGGGCCGTGCGCTCGGACACCATCGCCGCGTCCACCCCCGGCGAGAAGGACCCCTTCTTCGCGCCGAGCGGCGACAAGGTCTACCGGCATCCGACCTTTTACACCATTCCCGACGATGTCCCCCACATCTAG
- the ppdK gene encoding pyruvate, phosphate dikinase has translation MSKPTKYVYEFAEGGRDMAALLGGKGAGLAEMTRIGLPVPPGFTVTTDACKVYLETGAEPPELGVEAAQALAGLERAMGRTLGAPDDPLLVSVRSGARFSMPGMMETILDIGLNDQSVIGLAKISGQERFAWDSYRRLTQMFGHTVMGVDGDLFEQAIAAHKADRAVADDHELDTHELALLTEEFKAIIRKETGEDFPQDPADQLSRAIRAVFDSWNTERAHVYRRREHIPEDLGTAVNVQAMVFGNLGTTVTCGSSGTGVAFTRDPATGERGIYGDYLPDAQGEDVVAGVRDALPLSELKSLDPRAFFELGDHLRTLESHYRDLCDVEFTVERGRLWILQTRVGKRTAEAAFRIAHDLRQEQTISEDEALVRVDGAELTRLMFPCFEVRPTDVPLAHGVPASPGAAVGAVVFDSAEAVRRAAAGEQVVLVRRETTPDDLPGMIAAQAVLTSRGGKTSHAAVVARGMGKVCVCGAESLGVDLAAREFATESGVVVHEGDTVSVDGTAGTVHLGALPLTASDVGRALETGIAEGPLTEAVLGALAHADSVRRLEVRANADTPEDAVRARSLGARGIGLCRTEHMFLGDRRRLVEAMILARDDTAREQALAALLPLQREDFTGILEAMDGLPVTIRLLDPPLHEFLPDRTELAVRVASAAHSDPHDRELLTAVERMHEQNPMLGLRGVRLGLAVPGLMAMQVRAVAEAVTRRLRDGGRPRAEIMIPLVGTVEELRLARTETERVLAEVMGETGMSFDCPIGTMIELPRAALTAARIAGAADFFSFGTNDLTQTTWGLSRDDAEATFFPLYLEKGVFTVSPFDSIDQEGVGRLVELGVEAGRSVNPRLETGVCGEHGGDPDSIHFFHRVGLDYVSCSPFRIPAARLEAGRAALEDGTGTSDSR, from the coding sequence ATGAGCAAGCCGACGAAGTACGTGTATGAATTCGCCGAGGGCGGCCGGGACATGGCCGCCCTGCTCGGCGGCAAGGGAGCCGGACTCGCCGAGATGACGAGGATCGGCCTGCCCGTCCCGCCCGGATTCACCGTCACCACCGACGCCTGCAAGGTCTACCTGGAGACCGGCGCGGAGCCGCCCGAGCTGGGCGTCGAGGCGGCCCAGGCCCTGGCCGGCCTGGAGCGGGCCATGGGCCGCACGCTCGGAGCACCCGACGACCCCCTGCTGGTGTCCGTGCGCTCGGGCGCCCGCTTCTCCATGCCCGGAATGATGGAGACCATCCTCGACATCGGGCTCAACGACCAGTCGGTGATCGGCCTCGCCAAAATCTCCGGGCAGGAGCGCTTCGCCTGGGACTCCTACCGGCGCCTCACCCAGATGTTCGGCCACACCGTGATGGGCGTGGACGGCGACCTGTTCGAGCAAGCCATCGCCGCACACAAGGCCGACCGGGCGGTCGCCGACGACCACGAACTCGACACCCACGAACTCGCCCTGCTCACGGAGGAGTTCAAGGCCATCATCCGCAAGGAGACCGGCGAGGACTTCCCCCAGGACCCCGCCGACCAGCTCTCTCGCGCCATCCGCGCGGTCTTCGACTCCTGGAACACCGAGCGCGCCCACGTCTACCGCCGCCGCGAACACATCCCCGAGGACCTCGGCACCGCCGTCAACGTCCAGGCGATGGTCTTCGGCAACCTCGGCACCACTGTGACATGTGGAAGCAGCGGCACCGGCGTCGCCTTCACCCGCGACCCCGCCACCGGCGAACGCGGCATCTACGGCGACTATCTGCCCGACGCACAGGGCGAGGACGTCGTCGCCGGCGTGCGCGACGCGCTGCCCCTGAGCGAGCTCAAGTCGCTCGACCCCCGCGCCTTCTTCGAACTCGGCGACCACCTGCGCACCCTGGAGAGCCACTACCGCGACCTGTGCGACGTCGAGTTCACCGTCGAACGCGGCAGGCTGTGGATTCTGCAGACCCGGGTCGGCAAGCGCACCGCCGAGGCAGCCTTCCGCATCGCCCACGACCTGCGCCAGGAACAGACGATCAGTGAAGACGAGGCACTGGTCCGCGTCGACGGCGCCGAACTGACCCGGCTGATGTTCCCCTGCTTCGAGGTGAGGCCCACCGACGTGCCCCTCGCCCATGGCGTGCCCGCCTCGCCGGGCGCCGCGGTGGGAGCTGTCGTCTTCGACTCGGCGGAGGCGGTACGACGTGCCGCGGCCGGCGAACAGGTGGTCCTCGTCCGCCGCGAGACCACCCCCGACGACCTCCCCGGCATGATCGCCGCCCAGGCGGTCCTGACCAGCCGGGGCGGCAAGACCAGCCATGCCGCCGTCGTCGCACGCGGCATGGGCAAGGTGTGCGTGTGCGGCGCGGAGTCACTCGGTGTCGATTTGGCCGCCCGCGAATTCGCCACGGAATCAGGAGTGGTCGTACACGAGGGCGACACCGTCTCCGTCGATGGCACCGCCGGCACCGTCCATCTCGGCGCACTCCCGCTCACCGCGTCCGACGTCGGCCGCGCGCTGGAGACCGGCATCGCTGAGGGCCCGCTCACCGAAGCGGTCCTGGGCGCGCTGGCTCACGCCGACTCCGTACGCCGCCTCGAGGTGCGCGCAAACGCCGACACTCCCGAGGACGCAGTGCGCGCCCGCAGCCTGGGCGCCCGGGGCATCGGCCTGTGCCGCACCGAGCACATGTTCCTCGGCGACCGCAGGAGACTGGTCGAGGCGATGATCCTGGCTCGCGACGACACCGCCCGTGAACAGGCCCTCGCCGCCCTGCTGCCCCTGCAGCGCGAGGACTTCACGGGCATCCTGGAGGCGATGGACGGACTGCCGGTGACGATCCGGCTGCTGGACCCGCCGCTGCACGAGTTCCTGCCCGACCGCACGGAGTTGGCCGTCCGTGTGGCCTCCGCCGCGCACTCGGATCCGCACGATCGTGAACTGCTCACCGCCGTCGAGCGTATGCACGAGCAGAACCCGATGCTCGGCCTGCGCGGTGTCCGCCTGGGTCTGGCCGTGCCCGGCCTGATGGCCATGCAGGTTCGGGCCGTCGCCGAAGCAGTGACCCGCCGCCTCCGCGACGGAGGCCGACCACGCGCCGAGATCATGATCCCGCTGGTCGGAACGGTCGAGGAACTGCGCCTTGCCCGCACGGAGACGGAACGCGTCCTCGCCGAGGTCATGGGCGAGACCGGCATGTCCTTCGACTGCCCGATCGGCACGATGATCGAGCTGCCGCGTGCCGCCCTCACCGCCGCCAGGATCGCCGGGGCCGCCGACTTCTTCTCCTTTGGTACAAACGACCTCACCCAGACGACCTGGGGACTGTCCCGCGACGACGCGGAGGCCACCTTCTTCCCGCTGTACCTGGAGAAGGGCGTCTTCACGGTGTCGCCGTTCGACTCGATCGACCAGGAAGGCGTCGGACGGCTGGTGGAGTTGGGCGTCGAGGCCGGACGGTCGGTCAATCCCCGCCTGGAGACCGGCGTGTGCGGCGAGCACGGGGGTGACCCGGACTCCATCCACTTCTTCCACCGGGTGGGCCTGGACTACGTCTCCTGCTCGCCGTTCCGGATCCCGGCGGCCCGACTGGAGGCGGGACGCGCCGCGCTCGAGGACGGCACCGGGACCAGCGACAGCCGCTGA
- the paaE gene encoding 1,2-phenylacetyl-CoA epoxidase subunit PaaE, giving the protein MTNPAPPAAVRARRRPAFHALRVASVEPLCSDAAALTLDIPDHLADEFAFLPGQCLTLRREIDGRDERRSYSICSPAGTPPRIGVRVVPEGLFSSWLVHDVRPGDTLHVMGPAGAFTPDLSDAGPLGHHVLIAAGSGVTPMLSIAASVLGADEASRITLIYGNRRTGTVMFADELADLKDQYPARFQLAHVLSREPREAELLSGRLDTVRLTALLDVLVDIRDVDHWWLCGPHGMVRDACEALSGLGVPADRVHRELFHAEDEPPAPSSATDRDSAEGGDPKSEITVVLDGRATSFSARRDRSVLDSAQQARPDLPFACKGGVCGTCRALVTHGDADMRRNYALEPGEVSAGYVLTCQTFAVSDRLTVDFDS; this is encoded by the coding sequence ATGACCAACCCCGCACCCCCCGCTGCCGTTCGGGCCCGCCGCCGTCCGGCCTTTCACGCTCTGCGCGTGGCTTCCGTGGAGCCGCTGTGCTCCGACGCCGCCGCCCTCACCCTCGACATTCCCGACCATCTGGCCGACGAGTTCGCCTTCCTCCCGGGCCAATGCCTCACCCTTCGCCGGGAGATCGACGGACGCGACGAGCGCCGTTCCTACTCCATCTGCTCACCGGCCGGAACACCGCCCCGCATCGGCGTGCGCGTCGTACCGGAGGGGCTCTTCTCCTCCTGGCTCGTCCACGACGTGCGTCCCGGCGACACCCTTCACGTCATGGGCCCGGCCGGCGCCTTCACTCCCGATCTCAGCGATGCCGGTCCCCTCGGCCACCATGTGCTCATCGCCGCCGGATCCGGCGTCACACCCATGCTCTCCATAGCCGCGTCCGTCCTGGGCGCGGACGAGGCCTCACGCATCACACTGATCTACGGCAACCGGCGCACCGGCACCGTGATGTTCGCGGACGAACTGGCCGACCTCAAGGACCAGTATCCGGCCCGCTTCCAGCTCGCCCACGTCCTGTCCCGCGAGCCGCGCGAAGCCGAACTGCTCTCCGGTCGCCTCGACACCGTCCGGCTCACCGCACTGCTCGACGTCCTCGTCGACATCCGTGACGTCGACCACTGGTGGCTGTGCGGCCCGCACGGCATGGTTCGCGATGCCTGCGAGGCCCTCTCCGGCCTCGGCGTCCCGGCCGACCGTGTCCACAGGGAACTGTTCCACGCGGAGGACGAACCGCCCGCCCCATCGTCGGCGACCGACCGTGACAGCGCGGAAGGCGGCGACCCGAAGAGCGAGATCACCGTGGTCCTCGACGGCCGGGCCACCTCATTCTCCGCCCGGCGCGACCGCAGCGTCCTCGACAGTGCCCAGCAGGCACGCCCCGACCTGCCGTTCGCGTGCAAGGGCGGTGTCTGTGGCACCTGCCGCGCCCTCGTCACCCACGGTGACGCCGACATGCGCCGCAACTACGCACTGGAACCCGGCGAGGTGTCCGCCGGCTACGTCCTCACCTGCCAGACCTTCGCGGTCTCCGACAGGCTCACCGTCGACTTCGACAGCTGA
- the paaD gene encoding 1,2-phenylacetyl-CoA epoxidase subunit PaaD has translation MVTASERAEQRGERAEHARDIAAEVPDPELPMLTLSDLGVLRGIEVEQDGTVVVRLTPTYSGCPAMAEMRAEVATRLRTAGFPDVRVVTVLDPPWTTDWITAEGRRKLVEHGIAPPGARRPADSAPTRIWLSLTPDPAAVPCPRCASIDTEELSRFAATACTALRRCRACLEPFPHVKDL, from the coding sequence ATGGTGACGGCATCGGAGCGAGCGGAGCAGCGCGGGGAACGGGCGGAACACGCCCGGGACATCGCCGCAGAGGTCCCGGATCCCGAACTGCCGATGCTGACGCTCTCCGACCTCGGGGTGCTCCGCGGCATCGAGGTGGAACAGGACGGAACCGTCGTCGTGCGACTCACCCCGACGTACTCGGGCTGCCCCGCCATGGCGGAGATGCGCGCCGAGGTCGCCACCAGGCTGCGCACCGCCGGCTTTCCCGACGTGCGGGTGGTCACGGTGCTCGACCCGCCCTGGACCACCGACTGGATCACCGCCGAGGGCCGCCGCAAGCTGGTGGAACACGGCATCGCGCCGCCCGGTGCGCGGCGGCCTGCGGACTCCGCGCCGACCCGGATCTGGCTGTCCCTGACCCCCGACCCGGCAGCCGTGCCCTGCCCCCGCTGCGCCTCCATCGACACCGAGGAGCTCTCGCGCTTCGCCGCCACCGCCTGCACCGCTCTTCGGCGCTGCCGCGCCTGCCTGGAGCCTTTCCCGCACGTCAAGGACCTCTGA
- a CDS encoding enoyl-CoA hydratase/isomerase family protein, producing the protein MAVNDHPALPAQESSPGHPAPYGVSYDITDAVAVIELRGPAGGNALDAHMRSALLMAARRLTTDTARGVRAALITGRGKHFCVGQDLKEHARLLKTAPATAFANLPNDYNPLVKELHALQIPLVVAVEGACVGAGLGIALCADVRVAAEGARFATAFTGIGLASDSGVVRALARQLGPSRTAGIMLLGEHFSGPDAERWGLVHRVVPDGSAAAEGLALAHSLAGGPTAAYREIKALLRSAASIPLPAALEREAVVQRRLGATDDHQEAVTAFLERRDPAFHGR; encoded by the coding sequence ATGGCAGTGAACGACCACCCGGCCCTTCCGGCTCAGGAGAGCAGTCCGGGACACCCTGCTCCCTATGGGGTGTCCTACGACATCACCGACGCCGTAGCCGTCATCGAGCTGCGCGGACCCGCCGGCGGCAACGCGCTCGACGCGCACATGCGCAGCGCGCTCCTCATGGCGGCACGGCGCCTCACGACGGACACCGCACGCGGCGTACGCGCGGCCCTGATCACGGGGCGTGGCAAACACTTCTGTGTCGGCCAGGACCTCAAGGAACACGCCCGGTTGCTGAAGACAGCACCGGCCACGGCTTTCGCGAACCTTCCCAACGACTACAACCCGCTGGTCAAAGAGCTGCACGCACTGCAGATCCCGCTGGTCGTGGCCGTCGAGGGCGCCTGCGTCGGGGCCGGGCTCGGCATCGCGCTCTGCGCCGACGTGCGGGTCGCCGCCGAGGGCGCCCGCTTCGCGACCGCGTTCACCGGCATCGGCCTGGCCTCCGATTCCGGGGTCGTCCGCGCCCTCGCCCGCCAGCTCGGGCCCTCGCGGACCGCCGGAATCATGCTCCTGGGAGAACACTTCTCCGGGCCGGACGCCGAACGCTGGGGCCTGGTCCACCGCGTCGTACCGGATGGCTCCGCCGCCGCCGAAGGGCTGGCTCTGGCCCACTCCCTGGCCGGGGGACCCACCGCCGCCTACCGGGAGATCAAGGCGCTGCTCCGGTCGGCGGCCTCCATTCCCCTGCCCGCGGCCCTTGAGCGCGAGGCCGTCGTCCAGCGCCGACTCGGCGCCACCGATGACCACCAGGAGGCAGTCACGGCCTTCCTCGAACGCCGCGATCCGGCCTTCCACGGCCGCTGA
- the paaA gene encoding 1,2-phenylacetyl-CoA epoxidase subunit PaaA — MNTPTGTSPGPQSPESAFENTIARDQRIEPRDWMPDGYRATLIRQIAQHAHSEIIGMQPEGDWITRAPSLRRKAILFAKVQDEAGHGLYLYSAAETLGADRTELTERLIDGRQKYSSIFNYPTPTFADVGVIGWFVDGAAICNQVPLCRTSYGPYGRAMVRVCKEESFHQRQGYELLLTMMRGTDEQRDMVQDAVNRWWWPSLMMFGPPDDDSPNSVRSMAWKIKRHSNDELRRRFVDMTVPQAEKLGVTLPDPELRWNEERGHHDFGTPDWEELKQVISGDGPCNAERIARRRAAHEEGAWVREAAAAHARKQAAPVREGAAA, encoded by the coding sequence ATGAACACCCCGACCGGCACGTCACCCGGGCCCCAGAGCCCGGAGTCCGCCTTCGAGAACACCATCGCCCGCGACCAGCGCATCGAACCCCGGGACTGGATGCCCGACGGCTACCGAGCCACGCTGATCCGGCAGATCGCCCAGCACGCCCACTCGGAGATCATCGGCATGCAGCCGGAAGGCGACTGGATCACCAGAGCGCCCTCGCTGCGCCGCAAGGCCATCCTCTTCGCGAAGGTGCAGGACGAGGCCGGTCACGGGCTCTACCTCTACTCGGCGGCCGAGACCCTCGGCGCGGACCGTACGGAACTGACCGAGCGCCTGATCGACGGCCGCCAGAAGTACTCCTCCATCTTCAACTACCCGACGCCGACCTTCGCCGACGTCGGCGTGATCGGCTGGTTCGTGGACGGTGCGGCCATCTGCAACCAGGTGCCCCTGTGCCGCACGTCGTACGGCCCGTACGGACGCGCCATGGTCCGCGTCTGCAAGGAGGAGTCCTTCCACCAGCGCCAGGGCTACGAGTTGCTGCTCACCATGATGCGCGGCACCGACGAACAGCGGGACATGGTGCAGGACGCCGTCAACCGCTGGTGGTGGCCCTCGCTGATGATGTTCGGCCCACCCGACGACGACTCTCCGAATTCCGTCCGTTCCATGGCCTGGAAGATCAAGCGGCACTCCAACGACGAACTGCGCCGGCGCTTCGTCGACATGACCGTCCCGCAGGCCGAGAAGCTCGGCGTCACCCTGCCCGACCCGGAACTGCGGTGGAACGAGGAGCGCGGACACCACGACTTCGGCACCCCCGACTGGGAGGAGCTGAAGCAGGTGATCTCCGGCGACGGACCGTGCAACGCCGAACGCATCGCCCGGCGCCGTGCCGCGCACGAGGAAGGCGCCTGGGTGCGGGAAGCCGCGGCCGCGCACGCCCGCAAGCAGGCCGCCCCGGTGCGGGAAGGAGCGGCGGCATGA